Proteins encoded in a region of the Trichosurus vulpecula isolate mTriVul1 chromosome 9, mTriVul1.pri, whole genome shotgun sequence genome:
- the NTN3 gene encoding netrin-3: MSCPLSQIPLGTRAMLGQVLWLLLAAWMLTPVLSASPQVPTDPCYDEAGAPQRCIPEFVNAALGREVQASSTDPRQTHPAAFLTDASAAADRTCWRSETLTRTPLNVTLTLPLGKAFEVVYVSLHFCSARPDSAAVFKSQDHGRSWSPLRFFSSQCNRVYGRPSRAMGQAPAQASLGSIVPRGPEALCSEPPPRTGPLLAFSMQDGLPPGQDLDSSPVLQDWVTATDIRVVLTRPVGPRATEGGVVAPYVYSVGELQVGGRCKCNGHASRCVVDTQGRLVCDCRHGTEGPDCERCKPFYCDRPWQRATAHEAHACLACSCNGHARRCRFNMELYRLSGRRSGGVCLNCRHNTAGRHCHYCREGFYRDQTRVLSHRRACKACDCHPVGAAGKTCNQTTGQCPCKDGVTGLTCNRCAPGFQQSRSPVAPCVKIPAMVPTGVTSTVAPEDCDSHCKPARGSYRINLKKYCGKDYAVQVAVGAAEAVGSWTRFSVAVVSVYKSREERARRGESVLWVPARDLACRCPRVHPGHSYLILGGTGPGTGVGERAGLTAGRGSLVIPWRDAWARRLRKLQRRERQGRCGGAA, from the exons ATGTCCTGCCCACTCAGCCAGATCCCCTTAGGGACCAGGGCCATGCTGGGCCAAGTGCTGTGGCTCCTGCTGGCTGCCTGGATGCTGACTCCAGTGCTGAGTGCTAGCCCACAGGTCCCAACAGACCCCTGCTATGATGAGGCAGGAGCCCCACAGCGCTGTATACCAGAATTTGTCAATGCAGCCCTGGGGCGTGAGGTGCAGGCTTCCAGCACAGACCCCCGGCAGACCCACCCAGCAGCCTTCCTGACAGATGCAAGTGCAGCAGCTGACCGTACCTGCTGGCGCTCAGAAACACTGACCCGGACACCACTAAATGTGACATTGACACTGCCGCTGGGCAAGGCCTTTGAAGTAGTCTACGTGAGTCTGCACTTCTGTTCAGCGAGGCCTGACTCTGCTGCTGTCTTCAAGTCCCAGGACCATGGCCGAAGCTGGTCACCACTACGCTTCTTCTCCTCACAGTGTAACCGAGTATACGGTAGGCCAAGTCGGGCTATGGGACAGGCCCCTGCCCAGGCCTCTTTGGGCTCCATAGTCCCTCGAGGCCCTGAAGCACTTTGTTCTGAGCCTCCACCAAGGACTGGTCCCCTCCTAGCCTTCAGCATGCAGGATGGCCTCCCACCTGGCCAGGACTTGGATTCCAGTCCTGTACTACAGGACTGGGTCACAGCCACAGACATCCGTGTGGTGCTCACCCGGCCAGTGGGGCCAAGGGCAACAGAGGGTGGGGTGGTGGCACCATATGTTTACTCTGTGGGTGAACTCCAGGTGGGTGGGCGCTGCAAATGCAATGGACATGCATCTCGATGTGTGGTGGACACCCAGGGCCGCCTGGTGTGTGACTGTAGGCATGGCACTGAAGGCCCGGATTGTGAGCGATGCAAGCCTTTCTACTGCGACCGGCCCTGGCAGCGGGCCACAGCCCATGAGGCACACGCCTGTCTGG CCTGTTCCTGTAATGGTCATGCTCGTCGCTGCCGCTTCAACATGGAATTGTACCGATTGTCCGGGCGGCGTAGTGGGGGTGTTTGCCTCAACTGCAGGCATAATACAGCAGGGCGGCACTGCCACTACTGTCGTGAGGGTTTCTACCGTGACCAAACCCGAGTCCTGAGCCACCGACGTGCCTGCAAGG CCTGTGACTGTCACCCTGTTGGAGCTGCTGGCAAAACCTGCAATCAGACAACCGGTCAGTGCCCATGCAAGGATGGAGTGACAGGCCTTACCTGCAATCGCTGTGCTCCTGGCTTCCAACAGAGTCGCTCACCTGTAGCACCATGTGTCA AAATTCCAGCTATGGTACCCACAGGAGTGACCAGCACTGTGGCCCCTGAGG ATTGTGACTCTCATTGCAAACCAGCCAGGGGGAGCTACAGGATCAACCTGAAGAAATACTGTGGAAAAGACTATG cggTGCAGGTGGCAGTGGGCGCTGCTGAGGCCGTCGGTTCGTGGACGCGCTTCTCTGTGGCCGTGGTGTCAGTGTACAAGAGCCGTGAAGAGCGTGCGAGGCGCGGGGAGAGCGTCCTGTGGGTTCCCGCACGGGACCTGGCGTGTCGCTGTCCACGCGTGCACCCGGGGCACAGTTACTTGATCCTGGGCGGGACAGGACCGGGAACCGGGGTCGGGGAGCGGGCGGGACTTACCGCCGGGCGGGGCAGTCTGGTTATCCCCTGGAGGGATGCTTGGGCTCGGAGGCTCAGGAAATTACAGCGGCGGGAGCGGCAGGGACGCTGTGGAGGGGCCGCGtga